A single region of the Podospora pseudopauciseta strain CBS 411.78 chromosome 1, whole genome shotgun sequence genome encodes:
- a CDS encoding hypothetical protein (EggNog:ENOG503P20I), with protein MLRLWLFLAGPAAAIPFNNGLYAAGYGYLVQRDGCPVPCGYQNQYCCDTNSACVTNNGIAACTPAAGAGGGVAWYTTTWTETKTYTKTWQSVIPAATGVSGADCIPEAGSGWIACGSICCDSWQYCQHAGQCMANPGAGPGGVVIVTNTNTAVQTVTTQFSAPFRVTSGTATTTNSAGGAIQTGDDAEPVEGGTAGGLSPGAIAGIVIGSIAGVALLLAICACCVVRGLWHGVMAILGFGKKDKRTKETIIEEERYTRRGSSHAGRTNHGSWYGGRPSTVSSRKDKKSGAGLLGMGAALGTLALLLGLKKDKKKRAPVNSRSDISSSYYSDVYTNDSPSSLSSDRRTRRSHRHSRQGSRVTRTTTTRVSRAPSARSARSPRRSPPR; from the exons ATGTTGCGGCTCTGGCTTTTCCTAGCCGGCCCGGCCGCTGCGATCCCCTTCAACAACGGTTTATACGCCGCTGGTTATGGCTATCTCGTTCAGCGCGACGGCTGCCCAGTACCATGCGGTTACCAAAACCAGTACTGCTGCGACACCAACTCAGCATGCGTCACCAACAACGGGATAGCAGCCTGCACACCGGCTGCGGGAGCAGGCGGTGGAGTGGCCTGGTACACGACAACCTGGACTGAGACCAAGACTTATACCAAAACATGGCAATCCGTCATTCCAGCTGCGACCGGTGTCAGCGGCGCCGACTGCATTCCCGAGGCCGGCAGCGGGTGGATTGCCTGCGGTTCGATCTGCTGCGACTCTTGGCAATACTGCCAACACGCCGGGCAGTGTATGGCCAACCCCGGTGCTGGCCCCGGAGGCGTGGTTATCGTGACAAACACCAACACTGCCGTGCAAACCGTCACCACCCAGTTCAGCGCGCCATTTCGCGTTACTAGCGGCACCGCGACAACGACGAACTCGGCTGGTGGAGCTATTCAGACGGGGGATGACGCGGAACCAGTGGAGGGCGGTACAGCTGGTGGCTTGAGCCCCGGTGCCATCGCCGGTATCGTCATTGGCTCCATCGCCGGTGTCGCccttctcctcgccatcTGCGCTTGCTGCGTCGTCAGGGGTCTTTGGCACGGTGTCATGGCCATTCTTGGGTTCggcaagaaggacaagagaACAAAGGAGACCATAATCGAGGAAGAGCGCTACACCCGCCGCGGATCCTCGCACGCCGGGCGCACCAACCACGGTTCGTGGTATGGCGGCCGACCTAGCACAGTATCATCGCGAAAGGATAAGAAGAGCGGCGCCGGCctgttggggatgggagcCGCGCTTGGCACTCTTGCGTTGCTGCTCGGATTGAAGAAggataagaagaagagagcCCCGGTCAACAGCAGGAGTGATATCAGCAGCAGCTACTACTCTGATGTTTACACAAACGATAGTCCTA GCTCCCTCAGCAGCGACAGACGAACCCGCCGATCCCACCGCCATAGCAGGCAAGGGAGCAGGGTAACGAGGACGACCACGACACGTGTATCCCGTGCCCCGTCGGCGAGGTCGGCCAGATCACCAAGGAGGTCTCCCCCGCGGTGA
- the VMA13 gene encoding H(+)-transporting V1 sector ATPase subunit H (EggNog:ENOG503NY79; COG:C; BUSCO:EOG09263E9V): protein MPTSKSKLPHRHSRLHHLIPTVACTMSLDPPTYLASLQSNIRQRPIPWDGAVRAGTLTEEQLARIRSVDKVKKDVRKHTIESDLEGYSALFVGGSGKKSVLELAAKRQDVVQYILVLLNDLLTTVPALSKALAKTGDPYQHFNPLLGHRTVTDDPIPLLTSTVLVSLMAGSRDESQAASKALPLIYSYLSSLTTNSDAGLQDIGVQEYSSLLYGRVPRAQFWEQRSETVAPLVKILRAAAGIGSGGDATASLWSGTTNPSRSGFEGSLSGGVGLQLLYHVLLVIWQLSFEAADIGDDLNKEYDFIALYTQLLRLSPKEKTTRLLLSTLLNILTANQNTLLAIAVLARLPTLLETLKTRQFNDPDLREDLDRLRELLEEYTKTKTTFDEYVGEVNSGRLHWSPPHRNTVFWAENARKILDYENGALIRKLVDIMKQPWEDDKSVLAIACNDVGCLVREVPEKRGQLEKLGLKTRVMELMGEADENVRWESLRALGGWLQYSFDTK from the exons ATGCCAACCTCGAAGTCCAAGCTCCCACATCGACATTCCCGACTTCACCATTTGATACCCACGGTTGCCTGCACCATGTCGCTCGATCCACCGACGTATCTGGCCTCGCTGCAAAGTAACATCCGTCAGCGACCGATTCCCTGGGATGGCGCCGTGCGCGCAGGAACCCTGACCGAGGAGCAGCTCGCTCGCATCCGCTCCGTCGATAAGGTCAAGAAAGACGTGCGCAAACATACCATCGAGTCCGATCTGGAGGGATATAGCGCCCTGTTCGTGGGAGGATCAGGGAAGAAGAGTGTGTTGGAATTGGCCGCCAAGCGCCAGGATGTGGTCCAGTAtatcctcgtcctcctgaACGACCTCCTCACAA CCGTCCCCGCGCTCTCCAAAGCACTTGCTAAGACTGGCGATCCCTACCAACATTTCAATCCTCTTCTCGGCCACAGAACTGTAACAGACGATCCGATCCCGCTTCTGACCTCGACTGTGCTTGTCAGTCTCATGGCTGGTTCCAGAGACGAGTCCCAGGCCGCCTCCAaggccctccccctcatctaCAGTTATCTCTCGTCCCTCACAACGAATTCCGACGCAGGTCTTCAGGATATTGGTGTGCAAGAGTACTCATCACTTTTGTATGGTCGTGTTCCCAGGGCGCAGTTTTGGGAGCAGCGGAGCGAGACTGTGGCCCCCCTGGTGAAGATTCTACGAGCGGCAGCGGGTATTGGCAGCGGTGGTGACGCCACGGCCAGCCTGTGGAGTGGGACAACGAATCCCTCTAGAAGCGGCTTTGAGGGCTCTCTCAGTGGAGGGGTCGGTCTTCAGTTGCTTTACCATGTGCTGTTAGTCATCTGGCAGCTCAGCTTTGAGGCTGCCGATATTGGCGATGATCTCAACAA GGAATACGACTTCATCGCTCTTTACACCCAGCTTCTCCGACTCTCCCCCAAGGAGAAGACCACCCGTCTactcctctccaccctcctcaacatcctcaccGCTAATCAAAACACGCTGCTTGCCATCGCAGTGCTTGCCCGCCTCCCAACCCTTTTGGAGACCCTCAAAACGAGACAGTTCAACGACCCCGATCTGAGAGAAGATCTGGACCGGCTCCGCGAGCTGCTCGAGGAGTACACCAAAACCAAGACCACCTTTGACGAGTATGTAGGCGAAGTCAACTCTGGCCGTCTGCACTGGTCCCCACCCCACCGCAACACAGTTTTCTGGGCCGAGAACGCCCGCAAGATTTTAGACTACGAGAACGGCGCGCTTATCCGCAAGCTGGTGGATATTATGAAGCAGCCATGGGAGGACGACAAGTCGGTGCTGGCGATTGCGTGCAATGATGTTGGGTGTTTGGTGCGTGAGGTGCCCGAGAAGAGGGGCCAGCTGGAGAAACTTGGTTTAAAGACGAGGGTGATGGAGctgatgggggaggcggaCGAGAATGTACGGTGGGAAAGTTTGCGTGCCttgggtggttggttgcAGTACAGCTTTGATACGAAATAG
- a CDS encoding hypothetical protein (EggNog:ENOG503Q4ET; COG:G): MVKRVYFLAHGGMVQGWLIYHVARLLYFTRGRAAEHKLTGWVRNTDNNKVEGEAQGAEDALSKFLKEVDKGPRGSQVVKLDKEDRNVVEGEEGFEIRR; encoded by the exons ATGGTTAAAAGA GTTTATTTCCTTGCTCATGGGGGGATGGTGCAAGGTTGGTTAATATACCATGTCGCCCGATTACT ATACTTCACCCGCGGCCGCGCAGCCGAGCACAAGCTCACCGGCTGGGTCCGAAAcacagacaacaacaaggtCGAGGGCGAGGCTCAGGGGGCGGAGGACGCCCTCTCCAAGTTCCTCAAAGAGGTGGACAAGGGGCCGAGAGGCTCCCAGGTTGTCAAACTCGACAAGGAAGATCGGaatgtggtggagggagaggagggttttgAGATTCGTCGCTGA
- a CDS encoding hypothetical protein (COG:S; EggNog:ENOG503NUHJ; BUSCO:EOG0926146A), whose protein sequence is MPGVDGPSAGNDQNGPSPTTTTKDAPPASKPAVELDDFGLPIRKYVPPPVEMSEGSDGGDVATSANGSKSPQMGATTVQDDGLWRIENGGKAGQSVAGSTKAKSNGIRKGEESGSDDEFKDAVSQRGGVDEKKKEPGASSVTFSKELDQSSKATPTGAPAQTSTGLDSEPAAIKGGEEDSERTKNETVDQAVQETKNPQGHQRNKSSVANMLAEASEYSHQQLTAKQPEKVQGDDDGWQTMPAYAPYDIYDDDNRLIAKEYHEEDDDQKYGYGNLGGAGKGYTKVLVDDDAESATSMDENTQYLFQGRNAAGTSITEDEENQRDAVSQLQATKDLLTEGQRIAYVGLTRLELSAMVKTVEESIGVSSKSKKHVATAAESMQMWSQKMMIRLYSHMDISSDEQVMIEQLSAHGVIPADLTPVLMANARVKNPMAEEKEKWMSTSSRPSRAASLVTTNSDDTAEPPPPYSSNNESELAGPVQVPSQMSTAQKIDIDIRWTVLCDLFLVLIADSIYDSRARVLLERVAKDLEISWLDICRFEKKVTDALEMQQSAEKENWDETEHMENRRQRALTKRYAMMGLATVGGGLIIGLSAGLAAPMIGTGLAAGFSAIGVGGTTAFLSGVGGAAIITSTAAASGSIVGVRAANRRTGAVKTFEYRPLNNNKRVNLIVTVSGWMTGKVDDVRLPFSTVDPVMGDIYSVLWEPEMLTSMGDTINILATEALTQGLQQVLASTFLAALMSGLQIPVILTKLSYLIDNPWTVSLDRANMAGLILADSLIDRNLGTRPVTLVGYSLGSRVIFSCLKELAKKGAFGLVQNVYLFGSPIVVNADEYLRARSVVSGRFVSGYNRNDWILGYLFRLTNGGIRRVAGLAPIEGIPGLENMDVSEWVVGHMDYRTAMPRLLRECGWLVESDEFTEIEDPDPDNHQERQRELINEIEEARKELEREGKSNEKKSRFSLFGRKQKLQKQEWEVYEDSSKTGGAKSSGKTEDKEGNNHGVLFDVDALRAELAKEAASSKQNGQSVDEEVLQVKEIKSTLPPMKLDSSRTRGGSLRESKSYDAVPSGFGSPSRNGGSDEYRSAASPPAYQGYSSTSVGGGKQDSGYYPAYGGGGGFGDDDDGIQMTFDTGIDDRKSSSTTAAITTTTTTTTSTSTSRGMDYSGINNNNSHEPPRPELRGSQTLPNIALADPWADYEDDDFGKEKEIEMTFA, encoded by the exons ATGCCGGGAGTTGACGGGCCCTCGGCTGGTAACGACCAGAACGGCCCGTCCCCAACGACGACCACGAAAGATGCGCCGCCAGCTTCGAAACCAGCTGTCGAGCTCGACGACTTTGGATTGCCGATAAGAAAGTATGTCCCGCCACCGGTTGAAATGAGCGAGGGAAGTGATGGCGGGGATGTCGCAACAAGTGCGAATGGATCCAAGAGTCCACAGATGGGCGCGACAACCGTGCAAGATGACGGTCTGTGGCGCATAGAGAATGGAGGGAAGGCAGGTCAGTCTGTTGCGGGGTCCACAAAAGCAAAGTCGAACGGCATTAGGAAGGGGGAAGAATCAGGCAGCGACGATGAGTTCAAGGATGCTGTTTCCCAGCGGGGGGGCGTGgatgaaaagaagaaggaaccTGGTGCATCGTCGGTCACATTCTCAAAGGAGTTGGACCAGAGCAGCAAAGCGACCCCAACCGGAGCACCAGCACAAACCTCCACCGGACTCGATTCCGAGCCTGCCGCTATCAagggtggagaagaagattcAGAGAGAACGAAGAACGAGACAGTGGATCAGGCTGTCCAGGAGACCAAGAATCCACAAGGCCACCAGAGGAACAAGTCGAGCGTCGCAAACATGCTCGCTGAAGCCTCAGAGTACTCGCATCAGCAGCTCACTGCCAAGCAGCCTGAAAAGGTACAAGGTGACGACGATGGGTGGCAAACCATGCCTGCCTATGCTCCGTATGATATCTACGACGATGATAACAGGCTCATCGCTAAGGAATACCacgaagaggatgacgaccAAAAATACGGCTATGGCAATTTGGGTGGAGCTGGTAAAGGGTATACCAAAGTCTTGGTAGACGACGATGCCGAATCTGCGACTAGCATGGACGAGAACACACAGTACCTATTTCAAGGCCGCAACGCTGCTGGAACCAGTATCacggaggatgaggaaaaCCAGCGTGACGCTGTCAGCCAGTTGCAAGCCACCAAGGATTTGCTGACAGAGGGTCAGAGAATCGCATATGTAGGCCTTACCAGACTGGAGCTCTCAGCCATGGTCAAGACAGTGGAGGAGTCTATCGGAGTCTCGTCCAAGAGCAAAAAGCATGTCGCCACGGCTGCAGAGAGCATGCAAATGTGGAGCCAGAAGATGATGATTCGGCTCTATTCGCACATGGATATCAGTTCGGATGAGCAGGTCATGATTGAACAGTTGAGCGCCCATGGGGTCATTCCAGCAGACTTGACGCCTGTTTTGATGGCGAACGCTCGTGTGAAGAACCcaatggcggaggagaaggagaaatGGATGTCGACCAGCTCGAGGCCTTCCCGTGCTGCTTCgctcgtcaccaccaactcgGACGACACTGCAgaacctccaccgccgtACTCGAGTAACAACGAATCGGAGCTCGCTGGGCCTGTCCAGGTGCCCTCTCAGATGTCGACGGCGCAAAAGATTGATATCGACATCAGGTGGACGGTTCTGTGTGATCTGTTCCTTGTGCTGATTGCGGACTCCATCTACGATTCGAGGGCCAGGGTGCTGCTGGAAAGGGTGGCGAAGGACTTGGAAATCAGCTGGCTCGATATTTGCAGAttcgagaagaaggtgacGGATGCGCTGGAAATGCAACAGAGtgctgagaaggagaactGGGATGAAACAGAGCACATGGAAAATCGCCGGCAGCGCGCTTTGACAAAGCGCTATGCCATGATGGGCCTTGCTACGGTTGGCGGCGGCTTGATTATTGGGTTATCTGCGGGATTGGCGGCTCCTATGATCGGTACCGGTCTAGCAGCGGGGTTTTCGGCGATTGGTGTCGGTGGGACAACCGCGTTTCTTAGTGGCGTTGGAGGTGCTGCTATCATCACGTCGACTGCAGCGGCGTCGGGAAGCATTGTTGGTGTCAGAGCTGCTAACCGGAGAACCGGAGCTGTCAAGACTTTCGAGTACAGACCactgaacaacaacaagagagTGAACCTCATCGTCACTGTCTCCGGATGGATGACGGGCAAGGTCGACGACGTACGGTTGCCGTTTAGTACTGTAGACCCAGTCATGGGTGATATATACTCGGTGTTGTGGGAGCCAGAAATGTTGACCAGTATGGGTGACACCATCAACATTCTGGCAACAGAG GCTCTCACACAAGGTCTTCAGCAGGTCCTTGCCAGCACGTTCCTGGCAGCCCTGATGTCTGGTCTCCAGATCCCTGTCATTCTCACCAAGCTCTCCTATCTGATCGACAACCCATGGACCGTGTCTCTCGACCGTGCCAACATGGCCGGTCTCATTCTGGCAGATTCGCTCATTGACCGCAACTTGGGTACTCGTCCCGTGACACTGGTCGGGTACTCCCTCGGCAGCCGCGTCATCTTCTCTTGCTTGAAGGAGCTCGCCAAAAAGGGCGCCTTCGGCCTGGTGCAAAATGTCTACCTGTTTGGAAGCCCCATCGTCGTCAACGCCGACGAGTACCTGCGGGCTCGCTCGGTGGTGTCAGGGCGCTTCGTCAGCGGATACAACAGAAATGACTGGATTCTTGGGTACCTGTTCCGCCTGACCAACGGCGGGATCAGGCGCGTCGCAGGGCTGGCGCCGATTGAGGGCATCCCTGGGCTTGAAAACATGGATGTGTCTGAATGGGTTGTCGGACATATGGATTACCGTACCGCTATGCCCCGTTTGCTTCGTGAGTGcgggtggttggtggagagCGACGAGTTCACCGAAATCGAAGACCCAGACCCGGATAACCACCAGGAACGGCAGCGCGAGCTCATCAACGAGATCGAGGAGGCGAGAaaagagctggagagggaggggaagtcGAATGAGAAGAAGAGTCGGTTTAGCTTGTTTGGCAGGAAGCAGAAGCTGCAGAAGCAGGAGTGGGAGGTGTATGAGGATTCTTCCAAGACGGGTGGTGCCAAGTCTAGCGGCAAGACggaggacaaggaggggAATAACCATGGAGTGTTGTTTGACGTGGACGCTCTTCGTGCCGAGCTGGCTAAGGAGGcggccagcagcaagcagaaTGGTCAGAgcgtggatgaggaggtgctgCAGGTGAAGGAGATTAAGAGTACGCTGCCGCCTATGAAGCTGGATTCGTCACGGACTAGGGGGGGCAGTTTGAGGGAGAGCAAGAGTTATGATGCTGTTCCGTCTGGGTTTGGATCTCCGAGCAGGAATGGGGGATCGGATGAGTACCGCTCggcggcatcaccaccggcgtATCAGGGGTACTCTAGCACTTCTGTGGGCGGCGGCAAGCAAGACAGTGGCTATTACCCGGCGtatggtggcggtggtggatttggggacgatgatgatgggataCAAATGACGTTTGATACTGGGATTGATGATCGCAAGTCTTCCTCGACGACCGCggcaataacaacaacaacaacaacaacaacatcaacgtcAACGAGTAGGGGAATGGACTACAGCGGCATCAATAATAACAACAGTCATGAGCCACCCCGCCCGGAACTGAGAGGCTCGCAAACCCTCCCGAATATCGCGTTGGCGGATCCATGGGCGGACTacgaggacgatgattttgggaaagagaaggagattgagatGACTTTTGCGTAG
- a CDS encoding hypothetical protein (COG:S; EggNog:ENOG503NX8A) produces the protein MGKRTKQYKKLMRSFQMLGFREPYQLLMTSDIVLDTMKLDLMTLFEKALSTKSLKPMITQCCIRAMYARNKEPGVAAAIERAKTFERRRCGHLMDEDPLTERECVMAVVDPKRRNENKFRYVVATQDEMLREKLRAVVPTPLMYVKRSVLILEPMAEASLKVREREEKAKFMSGITRGTHKRKRVDDEDQSGSDEEDDKEKGKSSTQGEDDKPKKKKKNYGKKGPNPLAVKKAKKVTDGQKEQRPRKEETEAPAAEVAGEHKAKRKRRKKATTGKGASDKEISAAVDAAIAGADMQD, from the exons ATGGGCAAACGCACCAAGCAGTACAAGAAGCTGATGCGGTCCTTCCAGATGCTCGGCTTCCGCGAGCCCTACCAGCTCCTCATGACGTCCGACATTGTTCTCGACACGATGAAGCTGGACCTGATGACCTTGTTCGAAAAGGCGCTGTCGACCAAGAGCCTCAAGCCGATGATAACGCAGTGCTGCATCCGGGCCATGTACGCGCGGAACAAGGAGCcgggggtggcggcggcgattGAGCGGGCAAAGACttttgagaggaggaggtgcggGCACCTGATGGACGAGGACCCGCTGACGGAGAGGGAGTGTGttatggcggtggtggacccgaagaggaggaacgAGAACAAGTTTCGGTATGTGGTTGCGACGCAGGACGAGATGCTGAGGGAGAAGCTGAGGGCTGTGGTGCCGACGCCGTTGATGTATGTCAAGAGGAGTGTGTTGATTTTGGAGCCGATGGCGGAGGCGAGTTTGAAGGTtagggagcgggaggagaaggccaa GTTTATGAGCGGTATTACGAGAGGGACGCATaagaggaagagagtggatgatgaggatcaGTCtgggagtgatgaggaggatgataaGGAAAAGGGCAAGAGTTCGACACAGGGCGAGGACGAcaagccgaagaagaagaagaagaactaCGGCAAGAAGGGACCGAACCCATTAGCGGTCaaaaaggcaaagaaggtTACGGATGGGCAGAAGGAGCAAAGGCCTAGGAAAGAGGAGACAGAAGCGCCGGCTGCGGAGGTAGCGGGCGAGCACAAGGccaagaggaaaagaaggaaaaaggcTACGACTGGTAAGGGCGCTAGTGATAAGGAGATCTCGGCCGCGGTTGATGCTGCGATCGCGGGTGCGGATATGCAGGACTGA
- a CDS encoding hypothetical protein (COG:T; EggNog:ENOG503NY5Q) yields the protein MVVRPSTREMVFKSKEQWHWFDCPRQLGTNSPDTPVNCAVVDEVPIREGDVVLAMSDGVIDNLWAHEIVEKVSESVERWERGEGREEGIVEGEDGRDMMGFVAEELKEAAKVIALDPFAESPFMEHAIEEGLASGGGKLDDISVVAAMCRKNKG from the exons ATGGTTGTGCGCCCGTCAACGAGGGAAATGGTGTTTAAATCTAAGGAACAGTGGCACTGGTTTGATTGCCCTAGGCAGCTTGGTACGAACAGTCCGGACACGCCGGTGAATTGTGCCGTGGTGGACGAGGTACCGATACGGGAAGGGGATGTGGTGCTCGCAATGTCGGACGGAGTGATTGATAATCTGTGGGCGCATGAGATTGTGGAAAAGGTTAGCGAGAGCGTGGAacggtgggagaggggggaggggagggaggaagggattgtggagggggaggatgggagggataTGATGGGGTTtgtggcggaggagctgaaggaggcggcGAAGGTGATTGCTCTTGATCCTTTTGCGGAGAGTCCGTTTATGGAGCATGCCATCGAGGAGGGTTTGGCTAGTGGGGGTG GAAAGCTTGATGATATCAGTGTTGTTGCGGCGATGTGCAGGAAGAACAAGGGGTGA